In Paracoccus fistulariae, a single window of DNA contains:
- a CDS encoding DUF6173 family protein, producing the protein MPAISPDKAICAEAEQAAMLYAAEEVFNHILGRVKAFQAQLPEDHELGLQLADMGAGQALHVRGMSYKNPNIIEFSGMLNGAQQVLIIQHISQLSFLLIAVPPPADQKPYRIGFGADL; encoded by the coding sequence GTGCCCGCAATCTCGCCCGACAAGGCCATCTGTGCCGAGGCAGAGCAGGCGGCCATGCTTTATGCCGCGGAAGAGGTCTTCAACCATATTCTTGGTCGCGTGAAAGCCTTTCAGGCGCAACTGCCTGAGGATCACGAACTGGGGCTGCAACTGGCCGATATGGGGGCAGGGCAGGCGCTGCATGTGCGCGGGATGAGCTACAAGAACCCCAATATCATCGAATTTTCCGGAATGCTGAACGGCGCGCAGCAGGTGCTGATCATCCAGCATATCTCGCAGCTGAGTTTCCTGCTGATTGCAGTGCCACCGCCTGCGGATCAGAAACCCTACCGGATCGGCTTTGGCGCCGATCTGTGA
- a CDS encoding YrhK family protein gives MSFFDSIFRNQPTDNASERVRQQFEIAHTGVDFGAALCFLIGSIMFFWQSWMFTATWFFVIGSVLFALKPTIKLWREVRLYRMSQGK, from the coding sequence TTGAGCTTTTTCGACAGCATTTTCCGCAATCAGCCCACTGACAACGCCTCCGAACGCGTCAGGCAGCAGTTCGAGATTGCGCATACTGGCGTCGATTTCGGGGCGGCGCTGTGCTTTCTGATCGGCTCGATCATGTTCTTCTGGCAAAGCTGGATGTTCACCGCGACATGGTTTTTCGTCATCGGGTCGGTGCTGTTCGCATTGAAGCCGACGATCAAGCTGTGGCGGGAAGTTCGGCTGTACCGGATGTCGCAGGGCAAGTGA
- the pheS gene encoding phenylalanine--tRNA ligase subunit alpha — translation MDDLSPLRQQWLDRIKDAADPAAIEDVRLSALGKKGEISLKMRELGKMTPEERQTTGKALNALRDELDSALRARKASLEDAALEARLAEEWLDVTLPGRPRRQGTIHPISQVSDEVTAIFADMGFAVAEGPQIETDWYNFDALNIAPEHPARQEHDTFFMHRAPGDDRPPHVLRTHTSPVQIRAMQDHGAPIRVIAPGRVYRMDMDQTHAPMFHQIEGLAIGRDISMAQLKWTVEEFFSAYFGTRVKTRFRASHFPFTEPSAEVDIQCSWVDGKLIVGEGDDWLEVLGSGMVHPHVLRSGGVDPNEWQGFAFGMGIDRMAMLKYGIPDLRAFFESDLRWLRHYGFVPGDVPSVAGGLSR, via the coding sequence ATGGATGATCTTTCCCCCCTCCGCCAGCAATGGCTTGACCGTATCAAGGACGCCGCCGATCCCGCCGCGATCGAGGACGTGCGCCTGTCCGCCCTTGGCAAGAAGGGTGAGATCAGCCTGAAAATGCGCGAATTGGGCAAGATGACGCCCGAGGAACGCCAGACCACCGGCAAGGCGCTGAACGCCCTGCGCGACGAATTGGACAGCGCGCTGCGCGCCCGCAAGGCCTCGCTTGAGGATGCGGCGCTGGAGGCGCGACTGGCCGAGGAATGGCTGGATGTGACCCTGCCGGGCCGTCCCCGCCGTCAGGGCACGATCCACCCGATCAGTCAGGTCTCCGATGAGGTTACCGCGATTTTCGCCGATATGGGCTTCGCCGTGGCCGAGGGGCCGCAGATCGAAACCGACTGGTATAATTTCGACGCGCTGAACATTGCGCCCGAACATCCGGCGCGGCAGGAACATGACACCTTCTTCATGCACCGCGCCCCGGGCGATGACCGTCCGCCGCATGTGCTGCGGACCCATACCAGTCCGGTCCAGATCCGTGCCATGCAGGATCACGGCGCGCCGATCCGGGTGATTGCACCGGGCCGCGTCTATCGCATGGATATGGACCAGACCCACGCCCCGATGTTCCACCAGATCGAGGGTCTGGCCATTGGCCGCGACATTTCGATGGCCCAGCTGAAATGGACGGTCGAGGAATTCTTCAGCGCCTATTTCGGCACCCGCGTCAAAACCCGCTTCCGCGCCAGCCATTTCCCCTTCACCGAACCCTCGGCCGAGGTCGATATCCAGTGCTCCTGGGTCGACGGCAAGCTGATCGTGGGCGAGGGCGATGACTGGCTGGAGGTTCTGGGCTCTGGCATGGTCCATCCGCATGTGCTGCGTTCGGGCGGCGTGGATCCGAATGAATGGCAGGGCTTTGCCTTCGGCATGGGCATCGATCGCATGGCGATGCTGAAATACGGCATCCCCGACCTTCGCGCCTTCTTCGAAAGCGACCTGCGCTGGCTGCGCCATTACGGTTTCGTTCCGGGCGACGTGCCCAGCGTGGCGGGAGGGTTAAGCAGGTGA
- a CDS encoding alanine/glycine:cation symporter family protein translates to MSAIVDFLNNIFWGYILIYGLLAVGLFFTIRLGFIQFRYFGEMFRCVLGSRESDKDGISPFQALTVSLASRVGTGNIAGVAVALTLGGPGAIFWMWMVALVGMATAYAESTLAQLYKTHGPDGMYRGGPAAYIARGLGQPWLASVFSVALILSFGLIFNAVQANSIAEAAATPIETMLVGSGMFEATPEGTAAAFTAAKAIIGAVVAVLAGIIIFGGIPQIARVAEFVVPFMAGLYLLAAIIALVMNIDRVPGILSGIVLNAFGLQETVGGVAGSVTAAMMNGIKRGLFSNEAGMGSAPNIAAVATPAPHHPSSQGFVQALGVFIDTILVCTATATMILLADVIPSAELTGVNLTQAALGDHFGNLGQIFVAVAIFFFAFTSIIGNYSYAENAVVYLGAGKGGIMMLRVAVMGMVVWGAIQAVGTVFSFADASMGLMATINLVAIVLLSGTVLVLTRDYIRQRKEGRNPVFVVADHPEIAPGVDKTIWTANNG, encoded by the coding sequence ATGAGCGCTATCGTAGATTTTCTGAATAATATTTTCTGGGGATACATCCTGATTTACGGCCTTCTGGCTGTCGGGCTGTTTTTCACCATCCGTCTGGGCTTCATCCAGTTCCGCTATTTTGGCGAGATGTTCCGCTGTGTGCTTGGGTCGCGCGAATCCGACAAGGACGGGATTTCGCCTTTTCAGGCGCTGACCGTCTCGCTGGCCAGCCGTGTCGGCACCGGCAATATCGCGGGCGTCGCCGTGGCGCTGACGCTGGGCGGGCCCGGCGCGATTTTCTGGATGTGGATGGTCGCGCTGGTCGGGATGGCGACGGCTTATGCCGAATCGACCCTGGCGCAGCTTTACAAGACCCACGGTCCGGATGGCATGTATCGTGGCGGGCCCGCAGCCTATATCGCGCGCGGTCTGGGACAGCCCTGGCTGGCCTCGGTCTTTTCGGTCGCGCTGATCCTGTCCTTCGGGTTGATCTTCAACGCCGTGCAGGCCAATTCCATCGCCGAAGCGGCGGCCACCCCGATTGAAACGATGCTGGTCGGCTCTGGCATGTTCGAGGCGACACCCGAAGGCACCGCCGCGGCCTTTACCGCCGCCAAGGCCATCATCGGTGCCGTGGTCGCGGTTCTGGCCGGGATCATCATCTTTGGCGGCATCCCCCAGATCGCGCGCGTGGCGGAATTCGTCGTGCCGTTCATGGCCGGTTTGTACCTGCTGGCGGCGATCATCGCGCTGGTCATGAATATCGACCGCGTTCCGGGCATCCTCAGCGGCATCGTCCTGAACGCCTTTGGCCTGCAGGAAACCGTGGGCGGCGTTGCGGGCAGCGTGACCGCCGCGATGATGAACGGGATCAAGCGCGGGCTGTTCTCGAACGAGGCCGGGATGGGGTCGGCGCCCAATATCGCCGCCGTGGCGACGCCCGCGCCGCATCACCCGTCAAGTCAGGGGTTCGTGCAGGCGCTTGGCGTCTTCATCGACACGATCCTGGTCTGTACCGCGACCGCGACGATGATCCTTCTGGCCGATGTGATTCCCTCGGCTGAGCTGACCGGCGTGAACCTGACGCAGGCGGCACTTGGCGATCACTTTGGCAACCTTGGCCAGATCTTCGTGGCCGTGGCGATCTTCTTTTTCGCCTTCACCTCGATCATCGGGAATTACTCCTATGCCGAAAACGCGGTCGTCTATCTGGGCGCGGGCAAGGGCGGCATCATGATGTTGCGTGTCGCGGTGATGGGCATGGTCGTCTGGGGTGCGATCCAGGCTGTCGGTACCGTGTTCAGCTTTGCCGATGCCTCGATGGGTCTGATGGCGACGATCAACCTGGTGGCCATCGTGCTGCTGTCGGGCACTGTGCTGGTCCTGACCCGAGACTATATCCGTCAGCGCAAAGAGGGCAGGAACCCGGTCTTCGTGGTCGCCGATCACCCGGAAATCGCGCCGGGCGTCGACAAGACGATCTGGACGGCCAATAACGGATAG
- a CDS encoding cytochrome P450: MKQREPVKARLNKKPLGIVKTAMTARRNVLEIIPELALYQPIVSGKAGSRFHMIMDPESLRHVLKDRVEDYPKSLTTKLVLKPAIGNSLFVAEGAQWLWQRRAVAPAFAHRHMQALGPVMSAAARASCRRLSEASGPVDIFAETVAATFEVISDVTLSGGDSFDRDTVHRNIEVYISETAKVSLLDVMAAPAWVPRLGRLFSGRKLAEMKRIADQTIAARAARADREKVPDLLELLLDAEDPETGRAMTRAELRDNLLTFIVAGHETTALTLAWALYLCAFDPEEQDRAADEAASVLGDRIATVEDLPRLTLTTRIVNEALRLYPPAALLLRTARVPDRLCGREVRAGDQVMLPIYALHRNRQLWDQPDMFAPSRFETTPDRFAFLPFGAGPRICIGASFAMQEAVIILATLLARFRFSSIADKDPQPRMILTLRPHGGVWLNVERR, from the coding sequence ATGAAGCAGCGCGAACCGGTCAAGGCACGGCTGAATAAAAAGCCGCTGGGCATCGTCAAGACGGCGATGACGGCGCGTCGCAACGTGCTGGAGATCATTCCCGAACTGGCGCTGTATCAGCCCATCGTGTCGGGAAAGGCCGGCTCGCGCTTTCACATGATCATGGATCCCGAAAGCCTGCGCCATGTGCTGAAAGACCGGGTCGAGGATTATCCGAAATCGCTGACCACCAAGCTGGTCCTGAAGCCCGCCATCGGCAACAGCCTGTTCGTGGCCGAGGGGGCGCAATGGCTGTGGCAGCGCCGGGCCGTCGCGCCGGCCTTTGCCCATCGTCACATGCAGGCGCTTGGCCCGGTGATGAGCGCGGCAGCCCGGGCGTCCTGCCGCAGGCTGTCAGAGGCCAGCGGTCCCGTCGATATCTTTGCCGAGACCGTGGCCGCCACCTTCGAGGTGATCTCGGACGTGACCCTTTCGGGCGGAGACAGCTTTGACCGCGACACCGTTCACCGCAATATCGAGGTCTATATTTCCGAAACCGCCAAGGTCTCGCTTCTGGATGTGATGGCGGCGCCGGCCTGGGTGCCGCGTCTGGGTCGGCTGTTTTCTGGCCGGAAACTGGCCGAGATGAAGCGGATCGCCGATCAGACTATCGCAGCGCGGGCGGCGCGCGCCGATCGTGAGAAGGTGCCCGACCTGCTGGAGCTTCTGCTGGATGCCGAAGACCCGGAAACGGGCCGCGCGATGACGCGGGCCGAGTTGCGCGATAACCTGCTGACCTTCATCGTGGCGGGGCACGAAACCACGGCGCTGACGCTGGCCTGGGCGCTGTATCTTTGCGCCTTCGACCCCGAAGAGCAGGACCGGGCCGCAGATGAGGCGGCTTCGGTTCTGGGCGATCGCATCGCCACGGTCGAGGATCTGCCCCGGCTGACGCTGACCACCCGGATCGTGAACGAGGCGCTGCGCCTTTATCCGCCCGCCGCGTTGCTGCTGCGCACGGCGCGCGTGCCGGACAGGCTTTGCGGACGCGAGGTTCGGGCGGGCGATCAGGTCATGCTGCCCATCTATGCCCTGCATCGAAACCGGCAGTTATGGGACCAGCCCGACATGTTCGCCCCCTCGCGTTTCGAAACCACCCCGGATCGTTTCGCCTTCCTGCCCTTTGGCGCGGGGCCGCGCATCTGCATCGGCGCCAGCTTTGCCATGCAAGAGGCAGTGATCATTCTGGCGACCCTGCTGGCCCGGTTCCGCTTTTCGTCGATTGCCGACAAGGATCCGCAGCCGCGCATGATCCTGACGCTGCGGCCGCATGGCGGGGTCTGGCTGAACGTGGAACGCCGTTGA
- the rplT gene encoding 50S ribosomal protein L20 yields the protein MARVKSGKVTHARHKKVLDKAKGYYGNRSRNFRTATQAVDKANQYATRDRKNRKRNFRALWIQRINAAVRAVDAEMTYSRFINLLSKAGIEVDRKVLADLAVNEPDAFGAIVEKAKAAA from the coding sequence ATGGCACGAGTTAAATCCGGTAAGGTTACCCACGCCCGTCACAAGAAGGTGCTGGACAAGGCCAAAGGTTACTATGGCAACCGTTCGCGCAATTTTCGCACCGCCACGCAGGCGGTCGACAAGGCCAACCAATACGCCACCCGCGACCGCAAGAACCGCAAGCGCAATTTCCGCGCCTTGTGGATTCAGCGAATCAATGCGGCCGTGCGCGCGGTTGATGCCGAGATGACCTATTCGCGCTTCATCAACCTGCTGTCGAAAGCCGGTATTGAAGTGGACCGCAAGGTTCTGGCCGATCTGGCCGTCAACGAACCCGACGCGTTCGGTGCAATCGTCGAAAAGGCGAAGGCTGCGGCCTGA
- the rpmI gene encoding 50S ribosomal protein L35, whose amino-acid sequence MPKMKTKSAAKKRFSFTASGKVKSAQAGKRHGMIKRTTKFIRDARGTTVLSDADAKIVKKYMPYNR is encoded by the coding sequence ATGCCGAAGATGAAGACCAAATCGGCCGCCAAGAAGCGGTTCTCGTTCACGGCTTCGGGCAAGGTGAAATCCGCCCAGGCCGGCAAGCGCCACGGCATGATCAAGCGGACCACGAAGTTCATTCGTGATGCGCGCGGCACCACCGTCCTGTCGGATGCGGATGCCAAGATCGTCAAGAAATACATGCCCTATAACCGCTGA
- the pyk gene encoding pyruvate kinase, with protein MRRHRNVKIVATLGPASSSKEMIKALFEAGADVFRLNMSHGNHDDHRARYDTIRAIEEETGRPIAILADLQGPKLRVGAFAEGAHDLEEGMRFRFDLDEAPGDQNRVQLPHPEIFQALEPGSELLVNDGKIRLRVDECGSDFANCTVTVGGTISDRKGVNVPDVVLPLAALSEKDRADLEFACQLGVDWLALSFVQRAEDVEEAKKLAKGRAAVLSKIEKPAAVRAFDEILEASDGIMVARGDLGVELPVHSVPPIQKRLVRKCRAAAKPVIVATQMLESMIESPMPTRAEVSDVANAIYEGTDAVMLSAESAAGSYPVEAVTTMDNVARSVEADQNYRNIIDASRHAELHSVADAIVTAAREIAETTDVAAICAFSQSGKTIRLIARERPRVPIIALSPLEGVVRRMVLTWGTHCVITPQLSRFKEAVVNATRAARDFGFADETRQVVVVAGVPFNVPGTTNIVRIAPCDERLIYASDPE; from the coding sequence ATGAGACGACATCGTAATGTGAAGATTGTGGCCACGCTGGGCCCGGCATCATCCTCGAAAGAGATGATCAAGGCCTTGTTCGAGGCGGGTGCCGATGTATTTCGCCTGAACATGAGCCACGGCAATCACGACGATCACCGGGCGCGTTACGATACGATTCGCGCGATCGAGGAAGAGACCGGGCGTCCGATCGCGATTCTGGCCGATCTTCAAGGGCCGAAGCTGCGTGTGGGCGCCTTTGCCGAAGGGGCGCATGATCTGGAAGAGGGGATGCGTTTCCGCTTTGATCTGGATGAGGCGCCGGGCGATCAGAACCGGGTGCAGCTTCCGCACCCCGAGATCTTTCAGGCGCTGGAACCGGGCAGCGAATTGCTGGTCAATGACGGCAAGATCCGGCTGCGCGTCGATGAATGCGGATCGGATTTCGCCAATTGCACGGTGACCGTGGGCGGGACGATTTCGGATCGCAAGGGCGTGAACGTGCCCGATGTGGTGCTGCCGCTGGCGGCGCTTTCCGAAAAGGATCGCGCGGATCTGGAATTCGCCTGTCAGCTTGGCGTCGACTGGCTGGCGCTGTCCTTTGTGCAGCGGGCCGAGGATGTCGAAGAGGCCAAGAAGCTGGCCAAGGGCCGGGCTGCGGTCTTGTCCAAGATCGAGAAGCCGGCCGCCGTGCGGGCCTTTGACGAGATTCTGGAAGCCTCGGACGGGATCATGGTGGCGCGCGGCGATCTGGGCGTCGAACTGCCGGTGCATTCGGTGCCGCCGATCCAGAAGCGTCTGGTGCGCAAGTGCCGGGCTGCGGCCAAGCCGGTGATCGTGGCCACCCAGATGCTGGAATCGATGATTGAGAGCCCGATGCCGACGCGGGCCGAGGTCAGCGATGTGGCGAACGCGATCTATGAGGGAACGGATGCGGTGATGCTGTCGGCCGAAAGTGCCGCGGGCAGCTATCCGGTCGAGGCGGTGACGACGATGGATAACGTCGCCCGCTCGGTCGAGGCGGATCAGAACTATCGCAATATCATCGATGCCTCGCGCCATGCCGAGTTGCACAGCGTGGCCGATGCCATCGTGACCGCCGCGCGCGAGATTGCCGAAACCACCGATGTTGCCGCGATCTGCGCCTTCAGCCAGTCGGGTAAGACCATCCGCCTGATCGCCCGCGAACGGCCCCGCGTACCGATCATCGCGCTGAGCCCGCTGGAAGGCGTGGTGCGTCGCATGGTGCTGACATGGGGCACGCATTGCGTGATCACCCCGCAACTGTCGCGCTTCAAGGAGGCGGTGGTCAATGCCACCCGCGCCGCGCGCGATTTCGGTTTCGCAGACGAGACCCGTCAGGTCGTGGTCGTCGCCGGTGTGCCCTTCAACGTGCCGGGTACGACCAATATCGTGCGGATCGCGCCCTGCGATGAGCGTTTGATCTATGCCAGCGATCCGGAATAA